A region from the Lolium perenne isolate Kyuss_39 chromosome 4, Kyuss_2.0, whole genome shotgun sequence genome encodes:
- the LOC127296839 gene encoding probable 3-ketoacyl-CoA synthase 20, producing the protein MDRELFRTVKQATRNHARVLYHRLVCRLPHLLAVTLLLVVLPPLVSTLSLDALWADARTNAPLLAAVCAGCFAAAYAYAMSRPRPVFLVDLAGYKPGPEHEATRARAIRQFGLAGGFDDESMSFQKRMMERSGLGEATHFPASLMSIPVDMCLRTARDESETVVFGVVDELLAKTGVPAGDIGIVIANSSLYSPTPSFVSLIVNRYRLREDVVSHNLSGMGCSAGIIAIDLAKHLLQVHPDTYALVVSTENITLNAYLGNNRPMLVTNTLFRVGGAAVLLSNRRADRARAKYQLIHTVRTHRGASDRSYGCVTQEEDDTGARVGVSLSKELMSVAGDALRTNITTLGPLVLPLSEQLRFLATVVLKRVFLRADVKPHIPDFTLALEHFCIHAGGRGVLDELERSLKLSAWHMEPSRMTLYRFGNTSSSSLWYELSYCEAKGRIKKGDRVWQIAFGSGFKCNSAVWKALRAVDAAESLGPWAQDVDVLPVHVPKVVPIDDDEASYKPTN; encoded by the exons ATGGACAGGGAGCTGTTCAGGACGGTGAAGCAGgcgacccggaaccacgccagggTCCTGTACCACCGCCTGGTGTGCCGCCTGCCGCACCTCCTCGCCGTCACGCTGCTCCTCGTCGTGCTCCCGCCGCTGGTCTCCACGCTGTCCCTCGACGCGCTCTGGGCCGACGCGCGCACCAACGCGCCGCTGCTGGCGGCGGTGTGCGCGGGTTGCTTCGCCGCGGCGTACGCCTACGCCATGTCCCGCCCCCGGCCCGTCTTCCTGGTGGACCTCGCCGGGTACAAGCCTGGCCCGGAGCACGAGGCGACGCGCGCGCGGGCCATCCGCCAGTTCGGGCTCGCCGGCGGGTTCGACGACGAGAGCATGTCGTTCCAGAAGCGGATGATGGAGCGGTCGGGGCTCGGCGAGGCCACACACTTCCCGGCGTCGCTCATGAGCATCCCCGTCGACATGTGCCTCCGCACCGCTAGGGACGAGTCCGAGACCGTCGTCTTCGGCGTCGTCGACGAGCTGCTCGCCAAGACCGGCGTGCCCGCCGGGGACATCGGCATCGTCATCGCCAACTCCAGCCTCTACAGCCCGACGCCGTCCTTCGTCTCGCTCATCGTCAACCGGTACCGCCTCCGCGAGGACGTCGTCAGCCACAACCTCAGCGGCATGGGCTGCAGCGCCGGCATCATCGCCATCGACCTCGCCAAGCATCTACTTCAG GTGCACCCGGACACGTATGCGCTGGTGGTGAGCACGGAGAACATCACCCTCAACGCCTACCTCGGCAACAACCGCCCCATGCTCGTCACCAACACGCTCTTCCGCGTCGGCGGCGCCGCCGTGCTGCTCTCCAACCGCCGCGCCGACCGCGCCCGCGCCAAGTACCAGCTCATCCACACCGTGCGCACCCACCGCGGCGCCAGCGACCGCAGCTACGGCTGCGTCAcgcaggaggaggacgacacgggCGCGCGCGTGGGCGTCTCACTCTCCAAGGAGCTCATGTCCGTCGCCGGCGACGCGCTACGCACCAACATCACCACCCTGGGACCGCTCGTGCTCCCGCTCTCCGAGcagctccgcttcctcgccaccgTCGTGCTCAAGCGCGTCTTCCTCCGCGCCGACGTCAAGCCCCACATCCCGGACTTCACCCTCGCGCTCGAGCACTTCTGCATCCACGCCGGGGGCCGCGGCGTGCTCGACGAGCTCGAGCGCAGCCTCAAGCTCAGCGCATGGCACATGGAGCCCTCCAGGATGACGCTCTACCGCTTCGGCAACACCTCCAGCAGCTCCCTCTGGTACGAGCTCTCCTACTGCGAGGCCAAGGGCAGGATCAAGAAGGGGGACAGGGTCTGGCAGATCGCATTCGGCTCCGGGTTCAAGTGCAACAGCGCCGTCTGGAAGGCGCTCAGGGCCGTCGACGCCGCCGAGAGCCTCGGCCCGTGGGCGCAGGACGTCGACGTCCTCCCCGTGCACGTGCCCAAGGTCGTGCCCATCGACGACGACGAGGCATCCTACAAACCAACAAACTAG